AAACCAACCAATTTGGATTTACGTTTGTAAAGGGATCTTGCCACTTCATTCGGTTTATAATTTAATTTTTCAACAGCTGCCATGACCACCTTTTTTGTGTCCTCATGTGCATAACCACTGCCATTCATAACTCTGGAAACCGTTGCCACAGAAACCCCAGCTTCCTTTGCCACATCCCGAATAGTTGCCAATATATCACCCTCAATAATTTTGTGTAACCGTTTACACATAGCTTATCACCAAATTATATGAACGGCAAGCCCTATTCCGAAGATAATTTTTAGGTAATTCGAACCAAATAGGATAACATAATCTTATTTATGCGTATATTTTATTAACCATTACCGCTTTATAAACTTTATAACAAAGTTGATTGGAACAGGTGTACGAGACTCCTGCGGGAAAAGCGCGTCTGGGGAGACACCGCGGGCTCCGCCATGGAAATCGAGTGCCTGGAGCGGAAATCAACAGTCAATTTGTAAAAGCCAAAAGAAAACTGGCCCAAAAAGTCTGAGCCAGTTTAACTTTATAGCGTTTTTGCAGGTAACTTTTCATAAAGGGCATTATTCACATGCCCGAATTCAGATGCATGCGGACGGTCTTCACCATCGCTATATCCATATTGAAGCATCCGATTTCTATTCAGGCAGAGTTTCGTTAATTTTGGCGCAAAGAAATTGAAAGTATCGAAACGATCCTGTAACATAGGGAATTTTTTCTGATGCGTAAGGATTGTTTGAGCTACGCCTTCCCAAAAAGCATTCTCATCCAAAAGGGACCTCTTCATCAGGAGTGTTGACAAGTAACGGAAATGACAGATGAATAGTCCCGTGAAAATGAATTGAACCAGCCCCTCGGGAGTCTCACTTCTTAGTACTTTCCTTAAATCATCAGGAAGCTTGCTTAATTCAGGAAGCGGCCGATCACTGACGTTCACATCATCCACAAAATCCTTGATGGCCAAACGGTGAGGCTTGTAATCCTTCAAAACTAAAATGGTATTTTGACCATGCGGCGAGAAGACCAATCCATATTGATAGATAAAATGTAGTAATGGTGATAGGATGACGTCGAATAATTGAGCTGTCCAGGCTTCTGCAGTCAATCCCGATTTTTCAATAAGGCTTTCTACATATGGTTTCCCTTTGCTGTCCACATGTAAAAGGGACGCAAGCGTAATGGGCTTTTCGCCATCTTCCATATAAGTGTATATACTTTCTCTCCAAATTCCACCCAGCATCTCTAAATATTGATAGGGTACATTCTCTAGTTTGGAATAATACGGGTGATCAACATTTAAACTGGCCACTTCACCAGGAAGCACTACTTTGCATTGTTCTTTCAAGAATGAATCATTTTCATAAATGTTCTTTATATACGTTGTGATTTTTGGGGCAATGACCGTGCGTTCAGCTGGCAATCCACGGTAGACCAGCGTATTTAAAATGCTCATCGGCAGTTTGACGTGGTGTTTATCCTTATTCGATACATTAACGAATGTACGGATGGATTGTTGCGGCAGATACTTATCAGGACCATTTCCCAAAGCTACTATCAGCCCTTTGGCCAAGTCATCGGTAAAGTTCTGGATGATTACATTCTTCCACTGCCATTCGTGGACTGGGAGGTAGTAATAGTTTTCTGCGTTCAGCCCTTTTTCCGTCAATATCTTTGCAAATGATTTTTGGGTTTCCCCATCCAGTTCATTCTCCATCAATTGCTTATAGGATAACGTTTCGACTGAATTGAACTCACCCCTCGTTTTATGGACGGCAATCCAAGATAGCTGAACTTCCTTCTGGTTTTCTGGAGCGAACTTCAAATAATCATCATAACCGAAACCGATTCTTCCCTTATTATAAGCAATCCAAGGGTGACCGCTCATTTCTCCTTCAAGTAATGCATAATCCAGTTCGACTAAATCATCTGCATCTTGTTCAGGTTTGGATAGCAATTGGAGATCCGCAAGCAGCGTATGATGGAATTCCTTGATTAAATGTCCTGTAGTTTCTGCAGTCATCCCAATTAATGGCTGGATGTCTAAAATGAATTGAATGGCATCATTGGCCTGTGTAAAGCCTTCCTTTTCACATACCTGGATCGACTCGGCCTGTACTTCATAGCTGTCAAAAAGACGGGGCGATGCCAAAAATTGATAAGATTTCCCCTCATTTATTTTTAACTCATATAGGTTTCCCGTTGCATTTTCGTTCAGAATAGCTGGATGGATCATATCTTCATACATATACTCAGAAATCATCTTGGCCAGCAGGTTTTGGTTTACTATCGACCAATTGTTTTCTGAAACCGCCTGTTCCACCTCATTTATGAACTGCATATAATTCTCCCCTTCCCTTCTCTTAGTAAGCCATGACAGGTGTTTTTACACGGAATGACTGAAATGCACCCTTTGGCTCGGATGGATAAACTTCTTTACCTGCCAATTGATTGATGATAATCGAATTTCGGAATGCTCCCAAGCCTAGATCCGGAGCACCCACCCCATGTGTATGTATCTCGCCATTTTGAATGAAAAGGTGATTCAGTGTAGGGATGTCCGTTCCTACACGATAGTCTTTCGTTATTGCAAGACGCCCTAAATCATCGCGGACTAAATGGTCCTCCATGGTTTCAAGGAATGCTGGGAGGGTTGATTTATAGCCCGTTCCTAAAACGATTGCCTCTGTGTCCACATCAAATTCTCTATCTTCTACCCACTGTCGGCATTTCAAACTCCAGCCATCTTCGGCGGGGGTAACGGCCGCAACTTCCGTCATGGCCCGAAGTTCAATGGAAAGTTCGGCATTTCCAATCGATTTTTCATACATTTTGTCAAAAATTGCTGCAATTGTCGTAGCACTGATCCCTTTATACAATAAATCCTGTTTCGGCAGGATTTCATCCTTCTTTTCCTGTGGCAGCCGATAAAAGAAATCAAGGTAATCCGGAGTGAAGTATTCCAAACCGAGTTTAGAATATTCCATAGGGAAAAACCCCTTGGATCTTGTATACCAGTTTAGCTGGTAGCCATTTTCCTCCTGCTCATTTAGCAGATCCAGAAAGACCTCTGCTGCACTCTGTCCAGACCCGACAACCGTTATGGATTTTTTCTTTAAGATATTTGCTTTATTCCGTAAATAATCGGCCGAATGCAGGATGCTCTCTCCCATATATGGATGAAAGGCCGATGGAACAATCGGGGCGCTGCCAATTCCCATGACTACATGGCGGCTATAATAGACTTCGATCTTTTGTGTTTGTGCATCCCTTACACTGATTTGATAGCAGGGTTCACCTTGATCCCCTATATATTCAACCGCCTCCACCGCTTTTCCAAAACGGCAGCTATCAAGTTGATGGGCAGTCCAGCGGCAATAGTCGTTATATTCTTTTCGTGGAATCAAGAATTTTTCAAGAAAGTAGAAATGATAAAGCCGATCATGCCGCTGTAAATAATTCAGGTAACTATATGGGCTTGTCACATCTGCCATGCTAACTAGATCGGCAAAGAAAGGTACTTGTAAAGTTGTCCCTTCCAACAGCATCCCTTCATGCCAATTAAATTCCCGCTTTTTCTCAAAAAAGACGGCATTCAGCTCCGGGGTTTTCTCCAAAAGGGCCGCAAGTCCAAGGTTAAAGGGGCCTATCCCTATCCCTACCAGGTCATAAATAGATTGTTGCTTCTCCATACTTCCACTTCCTCTCGAAGTTCTCCCGTGTACATGACATAAGTAATGCTGTTTTATCAGGGAGCTCAATTTCTTTAATTGGGGTAAACCCGCACTTTTCAAATAAGTAAATCATCTTTGCATTTCGAATATCCGGTTCAGCCATCACTTTTTTTGTATTCGAAGAAAGCAATTGGTATTTCACCATTGCACGTAAAAATGGTAAAGCCAGTCCTTTTCCTAGATATTCCGGATCACCTATGAGTAAATGTATGCCTTGATCTCCCTCTTCGGATTCATAATAATCTTCGATGATATCGCCTTTTACCCAATACGATTCCCAATAGCTCATGGGAATGGAGTCCAGACAGCCTAAATGGAGTGTTTGATGTGTATCAGCCAATGCTTTTTTTAAATGAACGGCGAATTTTTCTTTTGTGAAATTCAAATTCCAGTAGGGTATCACATGACCTTCATGCATCCATTTATGCAATGTATCCAAATCCCTCTCAAATTCAACTTTGACAAATGAAAGCTGTTGATTGCGGTCCTTCAGCATTTCTTCATAACTATTTTTCATAGACGGCCATAACCCCCTGCGCGAACGGATTATCAATCGTTGTATAAACGGATTGTGTCTCTAATGAACCAACAAGCTCATCCATATCATGGAATCGTGTCAGTAAATTAGCCTTACACGATGATTCACGGGCATGAAGCAACTTTGAAACAACTCGTTTCATCCCTTCATCTTCGCTTTCCCTGCTGCATGTTTCCAGTTGTTCCTGAACGAGCTGTAACAGTTTGTTCTCTGATACTAATCCTTCCGTACCAAAATTATTGATTAAGCCTAATAAGTGATTAAAAAAGAAATAGTATTGCAGTCTTTCTTCAGCGACTTCATCAGAACAAATCGTGAAGCTTTTTTCACTTAGTTCAGGCAAGATCTTCAGCAGCCTGTCCACTTTGGACTCACAATAGTAATACCCTTGATTATCCCGATAGTAAAAAGTGGCTGGATAACCATCTTGAAGTTGAATGATGGAGTTTTGTTGATGGGCTTCCAAAACAATCCCATACTCTTCAAAAAGCCAAAGCATCGGTTTTAATGTCATTGACAGATAGGTTTTGAACCAATCCTTACTTACTTCTTCGGTACTGCGGTTTTCTTCGGCTGATAATTTGCGGATGATCGCTCCAAGCCTTGATGGTGCACCATAGGCATTATCCTGACATAAGCCGGCAAGCAGGCTTGCTTGTTTATCGTTTTCATAAAAAGGGTTTTCCCGGATATCGACATCGAATCCCGATTCTTGCTCGGTTGTTTTGATCGTTAGGTAAGCCGGGTCCTTGATGATACGGAAGGAGGGATGCCGTTCTTTTAGATCGTCGCCCACTTTAGAATCTATTAATTTAGCAATTTCCACACCGCGATCCAATTCTTTTTGCAGATTTGAACGTAAGGAATTAGTGATTTTAACCGGAACGGAAAATTTGTACATATATCTCGATGTGGCATTATATACCGTTCTAAAGGAAGAGGTGGCCGTGAATTTTTTCCCAAGCGGTCCTGCATAAACTAGTGTCCCTTGCTCGATCAGCCTCTTGACCTCTTCTTTTTCGATAAGCACTTTTGCCTGGAGCGGATGTGCCGGGATGATGATGAATTTGCTTTCCTTTTTGCAATACGTGCCTCTGAATTCACTGGAAATCTCCAAGTCACCGGCTAATTCCTGTTTAATGATCTCACTTGCCGATCGGACTTCACTGGAATCCTGGATGACAATCGAAGGTTCTGCCAGGAAGTAGTGCAGCTGAAACTCCCCTTTTAATTCGGGTGAATAGATCCATTCTTCCTTTTCTGAAATGCCCTGCTTGCTTTTCGGCGTCGGGTGGAACAGGTGCCCGAATAAAAGTGACTGCTCTGCTTCGATGTAGGTGAAATCAGGACTTTGAAGTGCATCAATGTCTTCCGTCCTTGCTTCAACATACCGTTGAATATTTTGGCTGCTTAGGATGACACGCAGCATCAATTCATCTTCACTATCGCTCCGGCCCTGCTCATTCAATAATTCTTTAGAAACGATCGAGACCATTGTCACGTAATCTAATTCATGTACTTGCTTGGATGCCGTCTGATAGTAAATCGGGAAGTTGAAAATATGACGCCCTGTTTCCGACCAATATTTAAGCGGAACAAGCAATGCAATATCTTGGGACATGAGCTTACTGACTACTAATGAATCCGGGGTCGCCCCATCCAAATTCGGCCAGTTTTTCGTTTCTTCTAAACTGAAATTTCCGGTTTCCCGGAAATAACAATTCAGAAAGCTTTGCATTGTCGCCCTTTCAGCTATTTGCTTACCATTCATCTTCATTCCTCCATTATCTTGAACATTTCACCTAATACTCGGATTTCGTCTAAAATTCCCTCTATGTGTTCAAGGCTTGTCATTGGATTCAATAGTGTCATTTTTAAATATACCTGTCCGTCAAAACGCGTTTTTGCTAAAAATGCCCGTCCGCTTTTCAGTAATTCTTGCTGAATCTGTTTATTTAATAGATTTACTAACTGATCACTTTCTCCCTCGGGATTATAACGGAATACAACCGCATTCAATTCAGGTTCTTTATTTAATACTGTGAACCCTTCCTGCTTATCGATCTTTGCTGCCACTTCACGTGCAAGATGACAAGTATAGTCGATCATTTCGGCAAAGGTATCCAGTCCAACGACCTTCAATGACATCCAGAGTTTCAGTGCGTCGAACCTTCTCGTCGTTTGAACCGATTTATTGACTAAGTGAACCATGCCCTCGGCTTCATCTTCCTGAGGATTCAAGTAATCGGCGTGATGCTGGATATATTGAAATGAGTTGCTGTCAGAGACAAGAAAAGCACCACAACTGATGGGTTGATAGAATAATTTGTGAAAATCAACCGTAATCGAGTCGGCCCGTTCCATTCCGCTGATTAACTCTTTGTAATCCTTACTTAAAATCATTGCGCCTCCATATGCGGCGTCCACATGCAGCCATATCCCATTCTTCCTTGCCGCTTCGGACAATTCGTGTAATGGATCGATTGAACCGAAATCCGTTGTTCCACAAGTTGCAACGATGGCAAATGGCAGTAAGCCCTGTTCCTCTAAAATCGACATTTGATGATTTAATTCATCTATGGACAGACGGTGATTTGAATCCGTTTTAATCGTGACTACAGCCTGTTCACCAAGCCCCAGCTGTGCCGCTGATTTACGGACCGTAAAGTGTGCAGCCTCGGAACATAAGATCCGC
This sequence is a window from Brevibacillus sp. JNUCC-41. Protein-coding genes within it:
- a CDS encoding IucA/IucC family protein, whose amino-acid sequence is MQFINEVEQAVSENNWSIVNQNLLAKMISEYMYEDMIHPAILNENATGNLYELKINEGKSYQFLASPRLFDSYEVQAESIQVCEKEGFTQANDAIQFILDIQPLIGMTAETTGHLIKEFHHTLLADLQLLSKPEQDADDLVELDYALLEGEMSGHPWIAYNKGRIGFGYDDYLKFAPENQKEVQLSWIAVHKTRGEFNSVETLSYKQLMENELDGETQKSFAKILTEKGLNAENYYYLPVHEWQWKNVIIQNFTDDLAKGLIVALGNGPDKYLPQQSIRTFVNVSNKDKHHVKLPMSILNTLVYRGLPAERTVIAPKITTYIKNIYENDSFLKEQCKVVLPGEVASLNVDHPYYSKLENVPYQYLEMLGGIWRESIYTYMEDGEKPITLASLLHVDSKGKPYVESLIEKSGLTAEAWTAQLFDVILSPLLHFIYQYGLVFSPHGQNTILVLKDYKPHRLAIKDFVDDVNVSDRPLPELSKLPDDLRKVLRSETPEGLVQFIFTGLFICHFRYLSTLLMKRSLLDENAFWEGVAQTILTHQKKFPMLQDRFDTFNFFAPKLTKLCLNRNRMLQYGYSDGEDRPHASEFGHVNNALYEKLPAKTL
- a CDS encoding lysine N(6)-hydroxylase/L-ornithine N(5)-oxygenase family protein, with translation MEKQQSIYDLVGIGIGPFNLGLAALLEKTPELNAVFFEKKREFNWHEGMLLEGTTLQVPFFADLVSMADVTSPYSYLNYLQRHDRLYHFYFLEKFLIPRKEYNDYCRWTAHQLDSCRFGKAVEAVEYIGDQGEPCYQISVRDAQTQKIEVYYSRHVVMGIGSAPIVPSAFHPYMGESILHSADYLRNKANILKKKSITVVGSGQSAAEVFLDLLNEQEENGYQLNWYTRSKGFFPMEYSKLGLEYFTPDYLDFFYRLPQEKKDEILPKQDLLYKGISATTIAAIFDKMYEKSIGNAELSIELRAMTEVAAVTPAEDGWSLKCRQWVEDREFDVDTEAIVLGTGYKSTLPAFLETMEDHLVRDDLGRLAITKDYRVGTDIPTLNHLFIQNGEIHTHGVGAPDLGLGAFRNSIIINQLAGKEVYPSEPKGAFQSFRVKTPVMAY
- a CDS encoding GNAT family N-acetyltransferase, which gives rise to MKNSYEEMLKDRNQQLSFVKVEFERDLDTLHKWMHEGHVIPYWNLNFTKEKFAVHLKKALADTHQTLHLGCLDSIPMSYWESYWVKGDIIEDYYESEEGDQGIHLLIGDPEYLGKGLALPFLRAMVKYQLLSSNTKKVMAEPDIRNAKMIYLFEKCGFTPIKEIELPDKTALLMSCTRENFERKWKYGEATIYL
- a CDS encoding IucA/IucC family protein, with translation MNGKQIAERATMQSFLNCYFRETGNFSLEETKNWPNLDGATPDSLVVSKLMSQDIALLVPLKYWSETGRHIFNFPIYYQTASKQVHELDYVTMVSIVSKELLNEQGRSDSEDELMLRVILSSQNIQRYVEARTEDIDALQSPDFTYIEAEQSLLFGHLFHPTPKSKQGISEKEEWIYSPELKGEFQLHYFLAEPSIVIQDSSEVRSASEIIKQELAGDLEISSEFRGTYCKKESKFIIIPAHPLQAKVLIEKEEVKRLIEQGTLVYAGPLGKKFTATSSFRTVYNATSRYMYKFSVPVKITNSLRSNLQKELDRGVEIAKLIDSKVGDDLKERHPSFRIIKDPAYLTIKTTEQESGFDVDIRENPFYENDKQASLLAGLCQDNAYGAPSRLGAIIRKLSAEENRSTEEVSKDWFKTYLSMTLKPMLWLFEEYGIVLEAHQQNSIIQLQDGYPATFYYRDNQGYYYCESKVDRLLKILPELSEKSFTICSDEVAEERLQYYFFFNHLLGLINNFGTEGLVSENKLLQLVQEQLETCSRESEDEGMKRVVSKLLHARESSCKANLLTRFHDMDELVGSLETQSVYTTIDNPFAQGVMAVYEK
- a CDS encoding pyridoxal phosphate-dependent decarboxylase family protein, with product MIEMINKTDFAYSRLFLNNEEGFNNYSQSLKIIEKKLTDFLKGNNLPYSGKKPYEIEARLNELSLASLKGKTMEAVADELAEFVINDSINVHSPTCIGHLHCPTLIPAVAAEMIIGTLNQSMDSWDQSSAATFVEERLIDWLCSQVGLPEQADGIFTSGGTQSNYMGLLLARDAYCKRFWGVDVQQQGLPVEAKKLRILCSEAAHFTVRKSAAQLGLGEQAVVTIKTDSNHRLSIDELNHQMSILEEQGLLPFAIVATCGTTDFGSIDPLHELSEAARKNGIWLHVDAAYGGAMILSKDYKELISGMERADSITVDFHKLFYQPISCGAFLVSDSNSFQYIQHHADYLNPQEDEAEGMVHLVNKSVQTTRRFDALKLWMSLKVVGLDTFAEMIDYTCHLAREVAAKIDKQEGFTVLNKEPELNAVVFRYNPEGESDQLVNLLNKQIQQELLKSGRAFLAKTRFDGQVYLKMTLLNPMTSLEHIEGILDEIRVLGEMFKIMEE